A genomic window from Lycium barbarum isolate Lr01 chromosome 4, ASM1917538v2, whole genome shotgun sequence includes:
- the LOC132638362 gene encoding pseudo histidine-containing phosphotransfer protein 2-like isoform X2 yields MQRQAAYMKRSLFNQEYLDEQFNELEELQDDDNPNFVEEVVNLFFTDSVRLIRNIELALANGPYDFGRLNDMMHQFKGSSSRCKRAFQGVKQEYATLKIKLDAYFQMAREAS; encoded by the exons atgcaACGCCAAGCTGCCTACATGAAGAGAAGCCTCTTCAATCAG GAATACCTAGATGAACAATTTAATGAGCTTGAAGAACTGCAAGATGATGATAACCCTAACTTCGTGGAGGAAGTTGTTAACCTATTCTTCACGGATTCAGTTAGATTGATCCGTAATATTGAGCTTGCTCT GGCAAATGGACCTTACGATTTTGGCAGGCTGAATGATATGATGCACCAATTCAAGGGTAGCAGCTCAAG GTGCAAGAGGGCATTCCAAGGGGTGAAGCAAGAATATGCCACTCTCAAAATTAAGCTTGATGCTTATTTTCAG ATGGCAAGAGAAGCCTCTTGA
- the LOC132638362 gene encoding pseudo histidine-containing phosphotransfer protein 2-like isoform X1, producing the protein MQRQAAYMKRSLFNQEYLDEQFNELEELQDDDNPNFVEEVVNLFFTDSVRLIRNIELALANGPYDFGRLNDMMHQFKGSSSSIGAKRVKRECSQFQEYCSERNIEGCKRAFQGVKQEYATLKIKLDAYFQMAREAS; encoded by the exons atgcaACGCCAAGCTGCCTACATGAAGAGAAGCCTCTTCAATCAG GAATACCTAGATGAACAATTTAATGAGCTTGAAGAACTGCAAGATGATGATAACCCTAACTTCGTGGAGGAAGTTGTTAACCTATTCTTCACGGATTCAGTTAGATTGATCCGTAATATTGAGCTTGCTCT GGCAAATGGACCTTACGATTTTGGCAGGCTGAATGATATGATGCACCAATTCAAGGGTAGCAGCTCAAG TATCGGTGCCAAAAGAGTGAAAAGAGAGTGCTCTCAATTTCAGGAGTATTGCAGTGAAAGAAATATCGAAGG GTGCAAGAGGGCATTCCAAGGGGTGAAGCAAGAATATGCCACTCTCAAAATTAAGCTTGATGCTTATTTTCAG ATGGCAAGAGAAGCCTCTTGA